Proteins encoded by one window of Dermochelys coriacea isolate rDerCor1 chromosome 13, rDerCor1.pri.v4, whole genome shotgun sequence:
- the LOC119842317 gene encoding olfactory receptor 12-like, producing MEPVREGNCTAVAEFILLGLGRGSGFQIVPFVTFLVIYIITMLGNSFLVLIIRADSQLHTPMYFFLMNLSLLDLCYSTTIAPRAMVSFLAGRKAISYNRCATQFFFFALFLTTEAFFLAVMAFDRYTAICNPLRYPTSMSKWVCIQLVVGSYIGGCVNSMVQTGFTFTLHYCGSNEIDHFFCDGPPLINLSCSDTYINNLVMFTLCGLIIAITALIVLVSYIYIISTILRIRSAEGRRRAFSTCTSHMMAVTLFYGTTAFMYAQPTWLSSLYQRKVVSVFYTLFIPMLNPLIYSLRNKDVKNTLRRTMGKQCLKK from the coding sequence ATGGAGCCAGTAAGAGAGGGGAACTGCACGGCAGTGGCAGAATTCATCCTGCTGGGGCTTGGAAGAGGATCAGGTTTTCAGATTGTGCCCTTTGTGACATTCCTGGTAATTTACATAATAACTATGCTGGGAAACAGCTTCTTGGTCCTCATCATTAGAGCCGACTCCCAActtcacacccccatgtacttcttcctcATGAACCTGTCGCTCTTAGACCTCTGCTACTCCACCACCATCGCCCCCAGAGCCATGGTGAGCTTCCTAGCAGGGAGAAAAGCCATTTCCTACAATAGATGTGCCACCCAATTCTTCTTCTTTGCTCTCTTCCTCACCACTGAAGCCTTCTTCCTGGCAGTGATGGCATTCGATCGATACACCGCCATCTGCAACCCGCTCCGGTATCCCACCTCCATGTCCAAATGGGTTTGCATTCAGCTGGTAGTGGGATCGTATATTGGTGGCTGTGTGAATTCCATGGTGCAAACAGGCTTCACCTTTACACTGCACTATTGTGGGTCTAATGAGATTGATCATTTTTTCTGTGATGGCCCGCCCTTGATTAATCTCTCCTGCAGTGATACATACATCAATAATCTTGTGATGTTTACCTTATGCGGTCTCATCATAGCAATTACTGCCCTGATTGTGCTTGTATCCTACATCTATATCATCTCAACCATCCTCAGGATTCGCTCTGCCGAGGGTAGAAGAAGAGCCTTCTCCACCTGTACTTCCCACATGATGGCTGTCACTTTGTTTTATGGGACCACAGCTTTCATGTATGCCCAGCCTACTTGGCTGTCTTCTCTGTACCAAAGAAAAGTGGTGTCTGTGTTTTATACCCTTTTCATTCCTATGTTGaatcccctcatctacagccttAGGAacaaggatgtgaaaaatacTTTGAGAAGGACTATGGGCAAGCAGTGTTTGAAAAAATAA